One Deltaproteobacteria bacterium genomic window, CATCGGGAACTCCGCCAGTGTTTACGGAAATAAAACCGCCAGCTTGAATAATCCTGTCTAACGCACTCCTGTCGACAACTAAATCCTTTACAAGCGGAAATGCTTTTGAGCGAAATGGTTCTATGTAAATGTTCTCGCCATCCCGAAATGAGCGCATGTGCAATTGGCAGGTGGTAACGCCCTTTTCTGGCCCATGCGCAATGCCATTTATCACTAAACCGCAGGTTCCACAAATTCCTTCTAAACAATCCGACTCAAACGAAATGGGCTCTTCTCCCTTCTCAATTAATTCGAGGTTTAAAACGTCGAGCATTTCGATAAACGACATGTCCTCAGTAATGTCGCTAACTTCATAACGCTCCATCCTACCTGGCGACTGGCAGTTCTTTTGCCTCCAAATATGTAGAGTAAATCGCATTATTTATAGCTCCTAACGGCAAGTTCAACATTCTCAAAAACTAAATCCTCTTTGTGCATGACTGGCTTATTGCCATCGCCTCGATATTCCCAAGCTGCTACGAAACCGAAATTAGCATCGTCGCGTCTGGCTTCTCCATCAGGCATTTGATATTCTTCCCTAAAATGCCCTCCACAGGATTCCCGCCTCTCTAAAGCATCGGTGCATAAAAGTTCAGCAAACTCAAGAAAATCCGCAACTCTGCCAGCTTTTTCTAGCGACAGGTTCAGTTCTTCTCCACTGCCACTAACTCGCATATCACTCCAAAATTCCTCCGCTACCACCGGTATCTCTCGCAGCGCTTTTTTTAAACTTGCCTCAGTGCGCGCCATACCACAATTTTCCCACATAATTTTTCCGAGCTTGCGGTGAAAATAATCCACTGGCTTGCTTCCCTTAGACGACAGGAAGCGATTTATTCTTTTTTCAACATCCCCAGCAACCACTTTAAACTCTGCTGCCTCGCGACTAATCGGATCGCCTTTTATCCCTGCCAAATATCCGCCAATAGTATAGGGCAAAATAAAATACCCATCTGCTAATCCTTGCATTAAAGCACTAGCTCCAAGTCGATTAGCACCGTGATCCGAAAAGTTAGCCTCGCCTATCACAAATAAGCCCGGTAAATTGCTCATCAAGTTGTAATCTACCCACAGTCCCCCCATGCTGTAATGCGGAGCTGGGTA contains:
- a CDS encoding succinate dehydrogenase/fumarate reductase iron-sulfur subunit — translated: MRFTLHIWRQKNCQSPGRMERYEVSDITEDMSFIEMLDVLNLELIEKGEEPISFESDCLEGICGTCGLVINGIAHGPEKGVTTCQLHMRSFRDGENIYIEPFRSKAFPLVKDLVVDRSALDRIIQAGGFISVNTGGVPDANCIPISKHDADLAMDMAACVGCGACVASCKNAAAMLFTAAKVSQFAVLPQGQPERKDRVVSMLDAMDKEGFGACSNQYECEAVCPKEIKVSAIARMNREYFRAKALI